From the genome of Nicotiana sylvestris chromosome 2, ASM39365v2, whole genome shotgun sequence, one region includes:
- the LOC138885526 gene encoding uncharacterized protein, producing the protein MPKTVVPKAKAPFPRPPPPYPQRLAKQKNENQFKKFIDMMKSLSINVPLVEALEQMPGYTMFMKDLVTKQKSMDCETIKMTYQVSAIVHSMAPKLENPGAFTIPCTIGSENFTKALCDLGASINLMPYSVFKTFGIRKPRATSMRLQMADKTIKRPLGIVDDVLVWVDKFIFPADFVILDCEVDYEDPIILRRPLLATGKVLVDVEAGEIPFQVGDEKVVFYVCKSMKQPNSSKVCSFADLVTIVIVDDTSNGGMTVVTNAQNVLIPTRTITRWRVCMDYHKLKKVTRKDHFILPFLDQMLDRLAGRAFYHLLDGYSGYNQILIASEDQEKTTFTCLYGTFAFSRMPFGLCNAPATF; encoded by the exons ATGCCGAaaacggttgtgcctaaagccaaagccccttttccaaggccacctccaccttatcctcaaaggcttgcgaagcagaaaaatgagaaccagtttaagaaatttattgacatgatgaagagcttatcaattAATGTGCCGTTGGTGGaagctctagaacaaatgccGGGGTACACTatgttcatgaaagacttggtgacaaaacaaaaatccatggattgtgagactATCAAGATGACCTACCAGGTTAGTGCAATAGTACACTCGATGGCTCCGAAGCTAGAAAATCCCGGCGCTTTCACCATTCCCTGCACCATTGGGAGTGAAAACTTtacaaaagctctatgtgatttgggggcaagtatcaacttgatgccttacTCCGTTTTCAAGACTTTTGGTATTAGGAAACCTAGGGCTACttcaatgaggttgcaaatggcagaTAAAACTATAAAGAGGCCACTTGGTATTGTAGATGATGTCCTTGTTTGGGTGGACAAGTTCATTTtcccagctgattttgtgatcttggattgtgaggtagattatgaggaTCCGATCATATTGAGAAGACCTTTACTTGCAACTGGGAAGgtcttagttgatgtggaagcaggggaaatCCCCTTccaggtgggtgatgagaaagtggtcttttatgtgtgcaagtcaatgaagcagcccaatagttcTAAAGTGTGCTCTTTTGCGGATCTTGTCACgatagtgatagttgatgatactagt AatggtggtatgaccgtggttaccaatgcacaaaatgtattgattcctaccaggactaTCACcagatggagggtgtgcatggattacCACAAGTTGAaaaaagtgacccgcaaggatcactttatattgccttttcttgatcagatgctagacagacttgctgggcgtgccttctaccaTTTGttagatgggtattctgggtacaaccaaattttgattgcttcggaagatcaggagaagaccaccttcacttgtctGTATGGTACCTTTGCTTtttctagaatgccatttgggttgtgtaatgcaccggctacattctaG